One Capricornis sumatraensis isolate serow.1 chromosome 8, serow.2, whole genome shotgun sequence genomic region harbors:
- the C8H11orf24 gene encoding uncharacterized protein C11orf24 homolog has protein sequence MWTALVLVWVSSWSLFESLHTSEHPLLNQTWDHLEKNSSMQTATGVLNTTAERMTPATPSPVSLTRGTWGGNHTSPAITAGTTHRTDVGTSGPAGGTQARAASRAPVPPALTSAWRTPSAPGTRAPGNGTSSRPATAMLPATRTLATSAQPTATNPTSVSSPAGSHGPPRPTASLTPSSPQVLSESTRGPTIQAPRPTPWTVDAMAQRPTPTLLNTTPEPTSPSAASESTIMGSTTKAPEPTVSTAAASTPHTSPAPVVEATTPTTRPSPATSMPGAAGPGTAQTPQQAEPVATPGTTSLGPTPGDSRPTDLCQPSTQGRYLVVSSEPLALSSVNRSFLLAVLLLGVTLFITVLILFALQAYESYRKKDYTQVDYLINGMYADSEM, from the exons ATGTGGACAGCCCTCGTGCTCGTTTGGGTTTCCTCCTGGTCCTTATTCGAAAGCCTGCACACATCCGAGCATCCAC TCCTCAACCAGACGTGGGACCATTTGGAGAAAAACTCATCCATGCAAACAGCGACCGGAGTCTTGAACACAACAGCTGAGAGAATGACCCCGGCGACACCGTCTCCTGTCTCGCTGACCAGAGGGACTTGGGGAGGCAACCACACCTCTCCTGCAATCACAGCGGGGACAACACACAGGACAGACGTGGGCACTTCTGGGCCGGCTGGAGGGACCCAGGCCAGAGCCGCCTCCAGAGCGCCCGTGCCGCCCGCCCTGACATCTGCCTGGAGGACCCCGTCCGCACCTGGTACGCGGGCGCCCGGCAACGGCACGTCGTCTAGGCCAGCGACGGCCATGCTGCCCGCCACACGCACACTGGCCACAAGTGCCCAGCCCACTGCCACGAACCCCACAAGTGTCAGCAGCCCTGCAGGCTCACACGGTCCTCCCAGGCCCACCGCCAGCCTGACGCCCTCGAGTCCTCAAGTACTCAGTGAGTCCACGCGGGGCCCCACCATCCAGGCGCCAAGGCCAACGCCCTGGACTGTGGATGCCATGGCACAGAGGCCCACACCCACCCTCTTAAACACAACCCCGGAGCCCACCTCCCCATCTGCGGCTTCTGAGTCTACGATCATGGGCTCCACAACCAAGGCCCCCGAGCCCACCGTCAGCACAGCGGCAGCCTCCACACCTCACACCAGCCCAGCCCCCGTGGTGGAGGCCACAACCCCCACGACACGGCCCAGCCCTGCCACATCCATGCCAGGGGCCGCAGGGCCAGGCACGGCTCAGACGCCACAGCAGGCTGAGCCTGTGGCCACGCCTGGTACTACTTCCCTGGGGCCGACCCCCGGGGACTCCAGACCCACAGACTTGTGCCAGCCCAGTACCCAGGGCCGGTACCTGGTGGTCTCCAGTGAGCCCCTGGCCCTGTCCTCAGTGAACAGAAGTTTCCTCCTGGCGGTGCTCTTGCTGGGGGTCACCCTCTTCATCACGGTCCTGATCCTGTTCGCGCTGCAGGCCTACGAGAGCTACAGGAAGAAGGATTACACGCAGGTGGACTATCTCATCAATGGCATGTACGCTGACTCCGAGATGTGA